Genomic segment of Serinicoccus hydrothermalis:
CGCCGCCGTCTACTCCTTCGGGTCGCTGCGCTCGGTCCTCCCGGACCTGTCCGCGGGGGAGTCGGTCGACACCACGGACTACAAGGGCAAGGGCAGCGGCGAGGTGATGGTCGAGATCCCGCAGGGGGCGGCCGGCCAGCAGATCGCCCAGATCCTCACCGACGAGGGGGTCGTGGGCTCGGTCGCCGCCTTCTCCACCGCGCTGCAGGCCAACCCGGACGCCGCGGCGATCCAGCCCGGGACATACCGCATGGCCAACGAGATGAGCTCGGAGGCGGCGCTCGGGCGGCTGCTGGACCCGCAGTTCCGCGAGCGCAACGGGGTGACGGTCCGCGAGGGGCTGTGGGTCGCCGAGACCTTCGAGGTGCTCGCCGAGGGCACCGACCACGAGGTCGCCGACTACGAGGCCGTCGACCCGGCGGACCTGGACCTGCCGGCGGCGGCGGACGGCGAGCTCGAGGGCTTCCTCTACCCCAGCACCTACGACTTCGGGGCCGACAGCACGCCGCAGGAGCAGCTGCAGACGATGATCGACCAGGGTCAGCAGGTGTATGCCGACATCGGCATCCCGGACGAGGACCTGCGCGAGGTCGTCATCAAGGCGAGCATCGTCCAGGGCGAGGGGCAGTTCGCCCAGGACCTGCCCAAGATCGCCCGGGTCATGGAGAACCGCCTCGAGGGCAACTCCGAGACCAGCGGCTTCCTGCAGATGGACTCCACGGTGCACTTCGTCTTCCAGGAGCGCGGCCGGGCCGGGACCACCGAGGAGCAGCGTCAGGACGACAGCCCCTACAACACCTACCAGCACCCGGGCCTGCCGCCGGGGCCGATCAACTCCCCCGGGGAGGACGCGCTGCGGGCGGCCTTCGAGCCCGAGCCGGGCGACTGGGTCTACTTCGTCACGGTCGACCCCTCGACCGGTGAGACGAAGTTCGCCGAGACCTACGACGAGCACCTGGTCAACCAGGAGGAGTTCCTCCAGTGGTGCGAGGACAACCCCGACCAGTGCTGAGCCGGGCCGCGGTCGTCGGCTCGCCCGTCGCCCACTCCCTGTCACCGGTGCTGCACCGCGCGGCCTACGCCGAGCTGGGGCTCACCGACTGGTCCTACGACCGGATCGAGATCGACGCCGCCGACCTCCCCGAGGTGGTCGCCGGGCTCGGGCCGGAGTGGGTCGGGCTGTCGGTCACCATGCCGGGCAAGGAGGTCGCCCTGACCCTGGCGCAGGGCGAGGTCTCCGTCGAGGCCACGCTGTCGGGCGCCGCCAACACGCTCTACCGCACGCCGCAGGGGTGGGCCGCCGACAACACCGACGTGCGCGGCCTCGTCGTCGCCCTCGAGGAGGCGGGGGTCCGGGCCTTCGAGCGTGGAGTCGTCGTCGGCGGTGGGGCGACCGCGCGCTCGGCGGTCGTGGCGCTGAGCGCGCTCGGTATGCGGGAGGTCACCTTCTGCCTGCGCGGCGAGCTGCGGGGGCGGACGCGCGAGCTGCTGGAGGCCACCGGGATCGAGGCGGACGTCGTGCCCCTGGCCCACGGCATACCGCTGGGGGCGGGGGAGGTCGTCGTGAGCACGCTGCCCGGGCACGTGCCGTCACCGGTGGTGCGGGCGCCCCTGGACGGCGGGCCGTCACCGGTCGTCATGGACGTCAGCTACGAGCCGTGGCCGAGCGCCCTCGCCACGGCGGTGGCGTCGGCGACGGGCGGTAGGGTCCAGGTCGTGAGGGGAACACGCATGCTGCTGCACCAGGCCGTGCGCCAGGTCGAGGTGATGACGGGGCGTCCGGGGCCGACCGCCGCGATGGACCGCGCGCTGACCGAGCACCTGGCCGCGCGAGGGGCGTCGTGACCGATCTGGTCCTGCCCTCGGTGGTCGCGGTCGTCGTCGCGGTGCTCGGCCTGCCGGTCGCCCGCTGGCTGGAGCAGACGACCTATCGCAAGCCGGACGAGGTCGACGAGCCCTCGCCGGGGCGTCGGTGGTGGGTGCCGGTCGCTCTGG
This window contains:
- the mltG gene encoding endolytic transglycosylase MltG, translating into MSQPPGGHEDHDGPGHHRDTGGHVDEHDPDHFDDDVFALRGARHHDESLADHVLSPEEELAYRPRRRRRSPLLKGLALTLAAVVVVVAAVYSFGSLRSVLPDLSAGESVDTTDYKGKGSGEVMVEIPQGAAGQQIAQILTDEGVVGSVAAFSTALQANPDAAAIQPGTYRMANEMSSEAALGRLLDPQFRERNGVTVREGLWVAETFEVLAEGTDHEVADYEAVDPADLDLPAAADGELEGFLYPSTYDFGADSTPQEQLQTMIDQGQQVYADIGIPDEDLREVVIKASIVQGEGQFAQDLPKIARVMENRLEGNSETSGFLQMDSTVHFVFQERGRAGTTEEQRQDDSPYNTYQHPGLPPGPINSPGEDALRAAFEPEPGDWVYFVTVDPSTGETKFAETYDEHLVNQEEFLQWCEDNPDQC
- a CDS encoding shikimate dehydrogenase encodes the protein MLSRAAVVGSPVAHSLSPVLHRAAYAELGLTDWSYDRIEIDAADLPEVVAGLGPEWVGLSVTMPGKEVALTLAQGEVSVEATLSGAANTLYRTPQGWAADNTDVRGLVVALEEAGVRAFERGVVVGGGATARSAVVALSALGMREVTFCLRGELRGRTRELLEATGIEADVVPLAHGIPLGAGEVVVSTLPGHVPSPVVRAPLDGGPSPVVMDVSYEPWPSALATAVASATGGRVQVVRGTRMLLHQAVRQVEVMTGRPGPTAAMDRALTEHLAARGAS